The following nucleotide sequence is from Ochotona princeps isolate mOchPri1 chromosome 24, mOchPri1.hap1, whole genome shotgun sequence.
ATGTCCTCCGGGGTGCCTGGCTTGTGGTCCCGtggtccctgggcccctggcccTCCCTGAATGAGCAGTGGCTGGGCCATtgtggggaaggtgggtggagaagggggaggaggaagaagtctTGGGAATCTGGGAAGCAGGTGTCTTTTTCCGGCTTGCCTGGGTTAGGAAGggtgtgggctgagctgggctgggctgagccgggAGGGCCAGGCCTGGCCTTCATTTCTGGCCTGGAGCTGGAGGAAGGGACTGAGGCCAAGGACCAACTTGCCACCCCACCACTGCTTGTGTTGATAGTGACATCCTGTATCCCAAGGACTCGTCCAGCCCTCACAGTGGTGTGCCGGCCGAGGTGCTCTGCAGGGGCCGTGACTTTGTTGTAAGTACCCAAGCGGGGGGCCCGCTGCCCTTGTGGGGCAGAGGATGATGGTGCGAGGGATCCCGCTGCTGCCCTTCTGCCCCTCCTTCCGGCCCTGGGGTCTCGGGCTTCGGAACAGGACGCTGCCATCTTCTGGCccaggagcctgtgcagtgctttACAACGGTGCCCGGACTGGCAGGGAACTTGGGTGGTTGGGTACTGCCTCAGAGCCTCTGCCTGCCCGTGGGTGCCCCTGAACCTGTGCCACCCAAATCCGCTCAGCTCTCCTTCCCTGGGTCTTCTTCCTCTTGAGCCCTTGAGCCCTGTGCTCTTGTCCTCGCGGTCCTGTCTTACTGTGCTCACACGCAGCCTGGTCCCGCGAGAGGACACCCCTTCTCGTCCCGACGCGGCCCCCTGCTCCTTGGGAAGTCAGGGCCTGGGCAGCATTGGGCATCAGGGTGAGAGGGTGGCAGCGGCtcctgctggcaggcacaggcttTACCTGCCCCACGTCCCTGGTTGTCTCTGGAAAAGGGCCAGGGTTGGACCCGAGAGATCCTTTCCTATGTGTCTCCCACTCCCATCCTTGTCTCCTTCCCTGGGAAAGCCAGTCAGGGGCTGAGCTGCTGAAGGGCGGCCTCCGCTTCCCACGTGTCTGCAGAGCCCGTGGGCGCCCGCACTGCCTCCCTGAAACAGCAGCCTTGACCCAGATGAGCAGGATGCCTGCTCCCCTGGGAGTGTTTTGGTCTGGCCGGACTTGGTGGTCCCACGGCCTTGGAGCAGAGGACCACGAGGTCCTGTATAAGGGGAACAGAGGCGGCGCCAAGTTGAGGGGACTCCCCAACGGCTGCAGGGTGAGGACGGCCAGGTGCCACATCCAGGCCTGACACGCCTCACCCCACCTGGGTGCTGTGGGCTTGGGGCCGGGACTTGGAGCAGTCAGCTCTCTGCTCCCTCTTTCCTTAGATGTGGAAGTTCACGCAGAGCCGCTGGGTGGTGAGGAAGGAGGTGGCCACCGTGACCAAGGTGAGTGGCGCCCCTCTTGGTCAGATTTATCACTGCAGCCCGGGCTCCACAGGCTTTGGGGGCGCTGGTCCAGGAGGTGGCAGCTATGGAACCGTGGCATGGAGGGGTGCAGCCCAGGCCTTCCCGGCTGCCGTGCCAGCTCCAGAGCTGCTGTGACCGGCAGACCTTGTGCCTGCCCCCTGGGCTGGGCTCCTATTCCCACCCTGCAGGGCCCGTAACTTGGGACCTCAGACATCCACGTGCGTTTGGGAGCCTGTGCCTCACTGTCCCCTCCCCGCATGCAGCTGTGTGCCGAGGACGTGAAGGACTTCCTGGAGCACATGGCCGTGGTGAGGATCAACAAAGGCTGGGAGTTCCTCCTGCCTTACGACGGCGAGTTCATCAGGAAGCACCCGGACGTGGTCCAGCGGCAGCACATGCTGTGGGCCAGCATCCAGGCCAAGTGAGCGCTCAGCCCTGCCACACGCGCACACAGATGCACTGCCCCACTCAGCCCCCCTCCGTGGGGACTGACCCATTCTGGGGGCAGTCAGGGAGGACTGGGAATGACCCTGGCCTCGGCACCAGGTGACGGGTGTGTGTGGGGCCAGAAGGTCCTGGGGCTGGAGGAGACAGGTGGCCGGGCAAGGTTCAAAGTTGAAAGGATTTCCTGTTCTCTTCAGGTTAGAAAAGGTCTACAATCTCGTGAAGGAAACGATGCCAAAGAAGCCGGATGCACAGTCAGGTGAGGGCTTGGCCCTGGGCGCCTGGCTGTCTggtcccctgcctgcccccacagGCCTCGGCTGACACCTGCCCAGCAGCAGCATCTCGGGGGCTGAGGCCTTGGGCGCTCCAGGCACACCTGCCCCGGTGGGCCTGCAGCGGGTGGGACTAGAGCTGCTGGCTGGTGCCCCTCCGTGCCTGAGCCCtgggcacaggaaagcagcatgacCCTGCCTCAGCCCAGCTGTCCTGTCGGGCCTTTGTCTGCCCTGGTCCCGTGCCCTCGTGAACAATGCTGCTCTCCCCACAGGGCCTACTGGGCTGGTCTCTGGAGAGCAGCGGGTCCAGGCGGCCAAAGCCAAGGCCCAGCAGAACCACGCCTTCCTGGAGCGGGAGCTGCAGCGGcagaaggagcaggtgcaggctgctGCCGTCCTGCCTGGGGTGCGCATCAAGGAGGAGCCGATGAGTGAGGAGGATGAGCAGGAAGAGGAACCTATGGACACTGCACCCAGTGGTGGCCTCAACAGCAAGCTGGCCAACGGGCTGCCTgcggggcgggcggcgggcggagACAGCTTCAATGGACACCCACCCCCAGGCTGCGCCAACTCTCCTGTGGCCCGGGAACTGAGGGCCTTTGTGGAGGCCACCTTTCAGAGACAGTTTGTGCTCACACTGAGTGAACTCAAGCGCCTCTTCAACTTGCACTTGGCCAGCCTGCCCCCGGGCCACACGCTCTTCAGTGGCATCTCGGACCGCATGCTGCAGGACAcggtgctggctgctggctgcaagCAGATACTGGTGCCTGTAAGTACATGACAGGCAGTGTCTCCCCTGGCAGGAAGGGGAGAGGTCGGCTTCAGGCGTGGTCCTAGCTGCCCATCTGCCTTGGGGACCTGGTTGTGTGGTGGTGCTGGCAGCACTGCGGTGTGGAGAGGAGTCGGCCTCCTTGGTTCCCGCTGGGGGGCTGGGTGTGGCCTTGGTCAGGTCAGCCTGAGGTGCTGACGTCACTGGCCTTCGGACTGTAGGCTGTGAGTaaggctgggcagggagcagcacCTCCTCACACAagctcccttccagcttcctgcccctcctgccagTTTGGCTGTGCTTGGCAGTGATTTGTTCTTTGCAACCTCAGACCAAGTTTCTGGGAGTGCTAGGGCTGGGATTCTGAGCGCTTCCCCAGGCCTGCTCATGTCTGGGCCTGGCAGCTCCCTGTCCAGGCCACACATGCTGGCCTGTTTTTGGTGCCAGGTCTGGGTATGGAGGGAGCCCCCTTTTTTGCTATCAGGAAAGGAGGAGCTGGGGCCAAGTGCTGGGCTGCGGGTTAAGGTGGGCTCCTCTGATAGGGCTTTCCTCCCAGGTGCTGACCAAGCCCGGCAGGGGGAGGAGAGGCTGTGGCTTTCTCGGAACCAGGGAATGTGGATGTGTCCTGGGCCGAGGGCAGAAGCCCCTGTAGCCTGGGGGGGGGCATTCTGGGGCCAGGCCCACCCTTGggtctttgagaggcagacaccAGGTCCTGCTGGTGGGGGGCTTCCTTGGCAAGGTCTCTACAGAAGGTCCTGGGATTTGGAGCTTCTGGCTACCCTGCAGATGGGTCCAGTTCCCTGGGAGTTACACCAGGCTCTGGAAGTGCCTGCTTGATGGTAGCAAGGTTGTCCTGGGGCCCTGCAGGGACAGAGGCAAGGGCGGGCAATGAGGCGATTCTCAGACGCCCCTGCTGTGCCTCCAGGACCCACTCTGGTGCCTCTTCCTTCCGTGGGGTGCTGACCCTTAGAAGGGGGAGGAGACCTTAGGTCTGTGTTTTTCACATGAAGGAGTTTATGGATCCCTGCTGCGTGAAGGGGCTGTCAGCTTACTCTCCTCACAGGGAGCAGGGGAGGACAGCTCTTTGCCTCTCTGGTTAAGGCTCAGCAAACAAGGCTGCTGCACCTGGAATGTGGAGCCGGGGCCTGGAGCCACTGCTCCAGGGCCTCGGACGCTGATGCACCTAGTGGTGTGGTTGCTCGGGTATCAGGGCCTGTGGGAAATCTCCGGGTCAGAGAGCCCTGCATGTTGGGCGGAGTTGAGCTAGTGCTGCACTGACGGGAGGAGCGggaacttggcccatcctccccGGCCTTGCACTGCTGTGGCACTGAGCAGGTCCCTGGGTTGTGCGGTGGGAAGTGCCCCCCACTGGGCCATGGTCCTAAGTGGGTTGGCGAGGGGCAGGCGGCAGCTAGGTCTCTCCTCACCCCCTGGCTGTGCTAGTTCCCCCCGCAGACAGCCGCGTCCCCGGATGAGCAGAAGGTGTTCGCACTCTGGGAGTCTGGAGACATCAGTGATCAGGTAGGAGCCTGGCTGTCCTCCCAGGAGGGGGGCCTCTCATGAGGGTGGGGCTCTGCGGGGCAAATGCAGCCCTATATGTATAAAGGGCTTCATGAACTTCATGcatatttctgcattttaaaaatcattttcccaTGAGCCCTTTGTAGCCACCTCATAGGTTTCAGGCTTTCCACCTGCTCCTGATTTTGAATGTTGTGTTCTGTGTGCTGTTGAAGATGGCTTTGTCCTAGGGATTTACATTTTCACACAGCCGTCTGtgccagaggctcctggcctcatccACCCCCCAGTGCTGCTCTCGCCTGGGGATAGAGGGCTCCTTACCTGGTCCTGCACTTCAGGTTAGAGAAAACAGGCATCAGATAGGATGTAAGGGCTCCATGTTACACCCTGAGGTGTAACTTCAGttatgaaccttaaaaaaaatggtgCATGTGGCATCCAGCgtgttagtattttttaaagattgatttatttgagagacatcttcagctactggttcactcattaaatggctgcaacagctagggcggggcaggcagaagccaggagtagaGGCTTAGgggtttgggccgtcttctgctgtcttcctagagAGCTggtagaaagtagagcagctagggctGGAGCCGGTGccgatgtgggatcctggcattgcggGTGGTGGCCTAACTTACTGCACTGTGATGATGCCCGTGTGTTTCTGGATCCCATTGTCTGCCCCCTTTGCCTCTGAGGGAGCTGCCCGCCTGCTCAGAGTGTAAGTAAGATGCAGCCTCTGGTCTCGGGGTTAGAAAGCAGCTTGGAGCAGGTGTCCACGGCCAGCAGTGTGGCCAAGTGAGTCGTGCTCTGCCCTGGTGGCTGCTCACTCTGACTTCTCTGGTCCTCCCGCGAGCGTCCCAGGGGGTGATGGGCTGCAGAACTTCTCCAAGAGGTTGTAATAGAACAGAACTGGGGCTTTAGGGGTATTTCTCTTCTAGGACATTATTCTCAGAATAACATTTTCACTGGTTAAAGCATCGACAGGTTTTGCTTgaaattttttccaaaaattacCGAGTACGCCGGAACATGATCCAGTCTCGGTTGAGCCAGGAGTGTGGAGAAGATCTCAGTAAACAGGAGGTGGATAAAGTGTTAAAGGTAAGGCTGCTGCCGGCCCCACCCAGAGGCCTGGGGCTCCTGCTGTACGCCTTGgcactgaggctgcactgttccCCCACTAGGGGATGCTCAGTCAGCACAGGTGCTGGGTATGTGCAGGAGGACCCACCTCTTCCACCTGTGTGGCCCGGGACCCAGGGTCAAATCCTACCTGGGTCACTCACTTTTGCCTCTTGAGCTGCTTGTTCCCCTGTTGTAGTCGCAGCCTAACATCAAACAAGCTGGAACAGAATCAGTGTTGTAAAACTCTGGTTTAAAAGAGTTTTTACCTGTCCAGCAGATGAAAATATCTCATTGTGCTACCTGAGACACAAAGCAAGTTGATGGCAGGTGCTTACCTTTACCCGTTCTAGTCAGAGCGACAGTTGACTAAGTATCTTGATTTTGGTCACCTTAGCTGCATGGGAGAACTTCATAAAAGCTTGTGAAAagaattttggtgcaaaaattagtTTTCACAATGTACATTTCACTTGAACCACTCCCAGACCCCCTCACAGTCGGTGTTGCATAGAGCGCATTTGTTTTATAGGCCCTAAACACAGTCCTCAGGAAAGGCGTCGCTGAAGTCAGCCAGCTGTGTGCTCTGGCAGGTGCCCCCGCCCCCGAAAGaatcagagaaaaacagagatcacctagctgctggttcactccccgagtggccataacagctggggcttggaccAGACAGAagcctgggtcttccatgccACGGGTGATGGGGACCCCAGCGCTGGCGCCATCTGCTTTTACCCTTCCggagcactggcagggagctggactgacgtggaccagccaggactctaacctgcCCTCTGACAGGGGTGGTGGCAGCTTAAGCTGTGCACCCCAGGGGCCCTGGGTAGGCAGCTGTCGACTGCTTGTTTCTGTCCTGGACAGCGTGTAGCAGCTGCTACAATCTGCCCTTCACCTGTCTGTCTGCTCCTAGGACTGCTGTGTGAGCCATGGTGGCATGTGGTACCTTAAAGGGACAGTACAGTCTTGACGATAGTAGTAAACCACTAGCCCCATGAATCCAAGCCTGAGGAAGGAGAGCCGAGCCCACAGTGGAGTCTCGACTTGCTTCAGGAGCCACGAAGCCAGAGGAACTACCGTCTCCCGCCCCGCCCGGTCCAGTGGGCAGAGGGGCTCCACGCAGCCGGTGGCGGGTCAGCTGCAGAGAGGTGGACCGCTCCCCGCAGAGGCCAGCCGGACCTTCTCTGCAGTAAAATCTCAAATTCTGATGTATTTTGCTTACTGTTTGGTTTCGTTCTCATAATAAAGAGAGTGTATACTGACATGGCAAGAGGATGCAAATCATGggttaatattttcctttttaaacttaATGCCAACAAGATCTAAGTTATGTTTACAAGATGAAGAAAACCTCAaggtttttaatatttaaaatgcctACAAGTCAGTATTTAGATTACCTAGATGCTAAGACTTTTGCCAATTTCATTAAATCAACCAACCTGTTGGAACTGTTTTACTGTTGGGTCCTGCAGCCACCTTACCTTTTACACAGCCTACTTTATGTAGCAGTCTCAACTGTTTACATGAACCATagcaaaaaaattagaatcaaaTTAATGTTTGCATAAAGATGCAGACAAAACGAGGTAAGTATGGAGCAGTGTGAAAGGTTACCACAccttgatgtaaaaaaaaaaatctctattttgtgtatttttaaaataa
It contains:
- the POLR3E gene encoding DNA-directed RNA polymerase III subunit RPC5; translated protein: MANEEDDPVVQEIDVYLAKSLAEKLYLFQYPVRPASMTYDDIPHLSAKIKPKQQKVELEMAIDTLNPNYCRSKGEQIALNVDGACADETSTYSSKLMDKQTFCSSQTTSNTSRYAAALYRQGELHLTPLHGILQLRPSFSYLDKADAKHREREAANEAGDSSQDEAEEDVKQITVRFSRPESEQARQRRVQSYEFLQKKHAEEPWVHLHYYGLRDSRSEHERQYLLCQGSSGAENTELIKAPSEYLMMLMPPSQEEEKEKPVAPSNVLSMAQLRTLPLADQIRILMKNVKVMPFANLMSLLGPSVDSVAVLRGIQKVAMLVQGNWVVKSDILYPKDSSSPHSGVPAEVLCRGRDFVMWKFTQSRWVVRKEVATVTKLCAEDVKDFLEHMAVVRINKGWEFLLPYDGEFIRKHPDVVQRQHMLWASIQAKLEKVYNLVKETMPKKPDAQSGPTGLVSGEQRVQAAKAKAQQNHAFLERELQRQKEQVQAAAVLPGVRIKEEPMSEEDEQEEEPMDTAPSGGLNSKLANGLPAGRAAGGDSFNGHPPPGCANSPVARELRAFVEATFQRQFVLTLSELKRLFNLHLASLPPGHTLFSGISDRMLQDTVLAAGCKQILVPFPPQTAASPDEQKVFALWESGDISDQHRQVLLEIFSKNYRVRRNMIQSRLSQECGEDLSKQEVDKVLKDCCVSHGGMWYLKGTVQS